From the genome of Anopheles merus strain MAF chromosome X, AmerM5.1, whole genome shotgun sequence, one region includes:
- the LOC121597090 gene encoding centrosomal and chromosomal factor-like, with amino-acid sequence MAIAFYIPSLDDEAENLRLLQQQQMVLQRQYLLQQQYHLQAQLNLVHQQQLALEQQSAAISTNTAAPGTAGPTAATPQPPAASMPPSTTTNTQIPSMASAAGSTQQQQQQHQQHHHQHQRFQVVRAVLHDILFRHLLDNDPACSRCTICSKLLLLLRKIC; translated from the exons ATGGCAATCGCATTCTACATACCGTCGCTGGACGACGAGGCGGAAAACCTGcgcctgctgcagcagcaacagatggTGCTGCAGCGGCAGtacctgctgcagcagcagtaccaccTGCAGGCCCAGTTGAACCTggtccaccagcagcagctcgcgcTGGAGCAACAATCAGCCGCCATATCCACCAACACGGCCGCCCCGGGCACTGCCGGGCCGACCGCCGCAACACCGCAACCACCAGCAGCGTCAATGCCACCATCAACAACCACCAACACCCAGATCCCGTCGATGGCCTCGGCAGCCGGATCcactcagcagcagcagcagcagcaccagcagcaccaccaccaacaccaacggTTCCAGGTGGTCCGGGCAGTGCTGCACGACATCCTGTTCCGTCATCTGCTGGACA ATGATCCAGCCTGCAGTCGGTGTACGATCTGCAGcaagctgctcctgctgctccgaaaaatttgttaa